The Muricauda sp. SCSIO 65647 genome includes a region encoding these proteins:
- a CDS encoding carbon-nitrogen hydrolase family protein has translation MKEHELKVALAQIAPAWLNKKATLEKITATIQEAAHEKTELLVFGEAFLPGYPYWLAYTDGAAWDLKVNKELHAHYVRNSIQIEAGELNEVCHLAKKHHMAIYLGMMERAKDRGGHSLYCSLVYIDQQGEIKSVHRKLQPTYDERLTWAPGDGNGLQVHSLKQFTAGGLNCWENWMPLPRAALYGQGENLHVAVWPGNLNNTQDITRFIARESRSYVISVSSLMTEKDFPADTPHLDKIQEKAPKVLANGGSCIAGPDGEWVLEPVVGEEGLIYQTLNVNRVYEERQNFDPVGHYSRPDVTKLKVNRERQSTIALND, from the coding sequence ATGAAGGAACATGAATTGAAAGTCGCACTGGCACAAATCGCTCCGGCTTGGTTGAACAAAAAGGCAACGCTTGAAAAAATAACGGCAACCATTCAGGAAGCTGCCCACGAAAAGACCGAACTTTTGGTCTTCGGGGAAGCTTTCTTGCCAGGCTACCCGTATTGGTTGGCCTATACTGATGGGGCGGCTTGGGACTTAAAAGTGAACAAAGAACTGCACGCGCATTATGTGCGTAATTCCATACAGATCGAAGCCGGTGAATTGAACGAGGTCTGCCATTTGGCAAAAAAACACCATATGGCCATCTATTTGGGCATGATGGAACGTGCCAAAGACCGTGGTGGCCATAGCCTATATTGCTCACTCGTCTATATCGACCAACAGGGAGAGATCAAATCGGTGCATCGAAAATTACAGCCCACTTACGATGAACGACTGACTTGGGCACCCGGCGATGGCAACGGATTGCAAGTGCATTCATTGAAGCAATTCACCGCCGGGGGATTGAACTGTTGGGAAAACTGGATGCCACTGCCCAGGGCCGCCCTTTACGGTCAGGGTGAAAACCTGCATGTCGCCGTATGGCCAGGCAATTTAAACAACACCCAAGACATTACCCGTTTCATAGCCCGTGAGTCACGCAGCTATGTTATTTCGGTTTCGTCACTGATGACCGAAAAAGATTTTCCGGCCGATACGCCCCATCTTGACAAAATTCAGGAAAAAGCACCTAAGGTTTTGGCCAATGGCGGCTCATGCATCGCAGGCCCTGATGGGGAATGGGTTTTGGAACCCGTGGTCGGGGAAGAGGGGCTTATCTATCAAACCTTGAATGTGAACCGCGTTTATGAAGAGCGACAGAATTTTGACCCCGTTGGGCATTATTCCAGACCTGATGTGACGAAGTTGAAAGTGAATCGCGAACGGCAATCCACCATTGCATTAAATGATTGA
- a CDS encoding pseudouridine synthase, with protein MAKSDYERNRKPSNRKTGGYKKNFSKSKPFERKNQPPKKTGDPDLIRLNRYIANAGICSRREADTFIAAGNVTVNGKVITEMGHKVKRSDDVRFDGRKLNPEKKEYVLLNKPKNFITTTRDEKGRRTVMELVSSASNSRLYPVGRLDRNTTGLLLFTNDGDLAKKLTHPKHGVRKIYHVFLDKNVSIVDIRKIRDGLELEDGKIEVDEVDYVSGASKKEVGIEIHSGKNRIVRRIFEHLGYEVSKLDRVVFAGLTKKDLPRGHWRYLTQQEVINLGMIK; from the coding sequence ATGGCGAAATCAGACTACGAACGCAATCGTAAACCTTCAAACAGAAAGACGGGCGGCTACAAGAAAAACTTCTCTAAGAGCAAACCGTTTGAACGAAAAAATCAACCACCCAAAAAGACGGGAGATCCAGACCTGATACGGCTGAACCGCTATATCGCCAATGCAGGTATCTGCTCACGACGTGAGGCCGATACCTTTATCGCTGCGGGCAATGTGACCGTGAACGGTAAGGTGATCACCGAAATGGGGCATAAGGTAAAGCGCTCTGATGATGTTCGGTTTGATGGTCGAAAGCTGAACCCTGAAAAGAAAGAATATGTACTGCTCAACAAACCCAAGAACTTCATCACCACCACCCGCGACGAAAAAGGTCGCAGAACGGTGATGGAACTGGTGAGCAGCGCCTCTAACAGTCGGTTGTATCCGGTTGGGCGTTTAGATAGAAACACCACGGGGCTATTGCTTTTCACGAACGATGGCGATCTTGCCAAAAAACTGACCCATCCCAAGCATGGGGTGCGCAAGATTTATCATGTGTTTTTAGATAAGAATGTCTCCATTGTTGATATTCGAAAAATCCGTGACGGACTTGAATTGGAAGATGGCAAAATAGAAGTGGACGAAGTGGATTATGTATCGGGTGCCAGCAAAAAGGAAGTGGGTATTGAAATCCATTCCGGAAAAAACCGCATCGTACGTCGCATTTTTGAACATTTGGGGTACGAGGTCTCCAAATTGGATCGTGTCGTTTTTGCCGGGCTCACCAAAAAAGACCTGCCCCGGGGACATTGGCGATACCTAACCCAGCAAGAGGTGATCAATTTGGGGATGATCAAATAA
- the argH gene encoding argininosuccinate lyase encodes MKLWDKGFSTDKKIDQFTVGNDRELDLLLAKYDVIASTAHAKMLAKVGLISEDDGKALVKELEVIAKSIEKGKFTIEEDFEDMHSKIEFLLTEKLGDAGKKIHTARSRNDQVLVAMQLYLKDELTEIKTQVKALFDLLLKLAEKHQKVLLPGYTHLQIAMPSSFGLWFSAYAESLVDDLYFVQAAHKVADQNPLGSAAGYGSSFPIDRSFTTQEMDFETLKYNVVAAQMGRGKVEKATAFGISSVAATLSKLAMDITFYMSQNFDFISFPNELTTGSSIMPHKKNPDVFELIRAKCNKIQAVPNQLTLVTNNLPSGYHRDLQVVKDIIVPALQDMKACLEIMTFSLKEIKVNKNILDDPKYDYLFSVDTLNEMVKSGMPFRDAYKSMGQAIENGNFRPKKDIQHTHQGSLGNLCLTEIKKKMEGIG; translated from the coding sequence ATGAAACTCTGGGACAAAGGCTTTAGCACCGACAAAAAAATAGACCAATTTACAGTGGGCAATGACCGCGAACTCGATTTATTGCTGGCGAAGTACGATGTCATCGCCTCTACCGCACATGCCAAAATGTTGGCAAAAGTAGGTTTGATTTCTGAAGATGATGGAAAAGCGCTGGTAAAAGAATTGGAGGTCATCGCGAAATCCATTGAAAAAGGGAAATTTACCATCGAGGAGGATTTTGAGGACATGCACTCAAAAATCGAATTTCTGCTCACTGAAAAACTGGGCGATGCAGGAAAGAAAATACATACCGCCCGTTCGCGAAACGACCAGGTGTTGGTGGCCATGCAGCTGTATTTAAAAGACGAACTGACCGAAATCAAAACCCAGGTCAAAGCCCTTTTCGATTTGTTGCTCAAACTCGCCGAAAAACACCAAAAGGTCTTGTTGCCCGGTTATACGCACCTACAGATTGCCATGCCCTCTTCGTTCGGGCTATGGTTCTCCGCCTATGCCGAAAGTCTGGTCGATGACCTGTATTTCGTGCAGGCGGCCCATAAAGTTGCAGACCAGAACCCCTTGGGCAGTGCCGCAGGCTATGGAAGCTCCTTCCCTATTGACAGAAGTTTCACTACCCAAGAGATGGACTTTGAAACCTTAAAGTACAACGTGGTGGCTGCCCAAATGGGCAGGGGAAAAGTGGAAAAAGCGACCGCTTTTGGTATTTCAAGTGTCGCGGCCACCCTTTCAAAATTGGCCATGGATATCACGTTCTACATGAGCCAGAACTTTGATTTTATCTCCTTCCCCAATGAACTGACCACGGGCAGTAGCATTATGCCGCACAAAAAGAACCCCGATGTGTTTGAATTGATACGGGCCAAGTGCAACAAGATACAGGCCGTGCCCAACCAGTTGACCTTGGTGACCAACAACTTGCCCAGCGGCTACCACAGAGACCTACAAGTAGTCAAAGACATCATCGTACCCGCGCTACAGGATATGAAGGCCTGTCTTGAAATCATGACGTTCAGCCTGAAAGAAATAAAAGTCAACAAAAACATTCTCGACGACCCCAAGTACGATTACCTTTTCAGTGTCGATACGCTGAACGAAATGGTCAAAAGCGGTATGCCCTTTCGCGATGCCTACAAATCGATGGGGCAGGCCATCGAAAATGGCAACTTCAGACCCAAAAAAGACATTCAACATACCCATCAGGGCAGTTTGGGCAATCTATGTTTGACAGAAATCAAAAAGAAGATGGAAGGTATTGGTTGA
- a CDS encoding four helix bundle protein — translation MYNYRELIVWQKSMDLVELVYKVTATFPDEEKYGLTRQIRRSTVSIPSNIAEGTGRNSKKVFRNFLEISNGSINELKTQLEISKRLGFTSKNELETILNLCDEVQKMTFTLIKKYTNP, via the coding sequence ATGTATAATTATCGAGAACTGATTGTTTGGCAAAAATCAATGGATCTTGTCGAATTGGTTTACAAGGTAACTGCTACATTTCCAGATGAAGAAAAATATGGTCTTACAAGACAAATTCGTAGAAGTACAGTTTCAATTCCATCGAATATTGCTGAAGGTACTGGCAGAAACTCAAAAAAGGTTTTTCGCAATTTTTTAGAAATATCAAATGGTTCAATCAATGAACTCAAAACGCAATTGGAAATTTCAAAAAGATTAGGATTTACATCAAAAAATGAACTGGAAACTATCTTGAACCTGTGTGACGAAGTCCAAAAAATGACCTTCACATTAATAAAGAAATACACCAACCCATGA
- a CDS encoding M20/M25/M40 family metallo-hydrolase, producing the protein MMLDKDTLAQKALELLKELISTPSFSEEEDETATAIDTWLKKFGVDTKRQYNNIYAFNKYYDESKPNLLLNSHHDTVKPNSAYTKDPFNPHIEDGRLYGLGSNDAGGALCSLLATFVYFYGRKDLSYNIIMSATAEEEDAGDKSISALLPILPEIDVAIVGEPTQMQLAIAEKGLVVFEGVVEGTPSHAAHPNDNNAIYNTIEVLEWFKKYRFEKVSDVLGPVKMTVTQINAGSQHNVVPGHVDLVIDTRVNDCYTNEEINGILQKEAPCKLTPRSLNLSSSSISIDHPLVQSGIALGRDTYGSPTLSDQAELSCQSLKLGPGDSVRSHSADEFIYVQEVEEGVALYIDILKGFLY; encoded by the coding sequence ATGATGCTCGATAAAGATACTTTGGCACAAAAAGCCCTCGAACTGTTGAAAGAACTGATCTCGACACCTTCCTTTTCAGAAGAAGAAGACGAGACAGCGACAGCTATCGATACTTGGCTCAAAAAATTTGGGGTAGACACCAAAAGGCAGTATAACAACATCTATGCCTTTAACAAGTACTACGATGAAAGCAAGCCCAATCTTTTATTGAACTCGCACCACGATACGGTAAAACCCAATTCAGCCTATACGAAAGATCCTTTCAATCCACATATCGAAGATGGCAGATTATACGGACTTGGCAGCAACGATGCAGGTGGGGCCTTATGTTCATTGTTGGCGACCTTTGTATATTTTTATGGGCGTAAAGACCTCAGCTATAACATTATCATGAGCGCCACGGCCGAGGAAGAAGATGCTGGTGATAAGAGTATCTCTGCCCTGCTGCCCATACTGCCCGAAATCGATGTGGCCATTGTGGGCGAACCCACCCAAATGCAACTGGCCATTGCCGAGAAAGGGCTTGTGGTCTTCGAGGGCGTGGTAGAGGGCACTCCTTCACATGCTGCACACCCCAACGATAACAACGCTATTTACAACACTATCGAAGTACTTGAATGGTTCAAAAAGTATCGATTCGAGAAAGTTTCCGATGTTTTGGGCCCTGTAAAGATGACCGTGACCCAGATCAATGCGGGCAGTCAGCACAATGTGGTGCCCGGCCATGTTGATTTAGTGATTGACACCAGGGTGAACGATTGCTATACCAATGAGGAAATCAATGGGATTTTGCAAAAAGAGGCCCCCTGTAAACTCACTCCGAGGTCATTGAATTTAAGCAGTTCGTCCATTTCAATCGATCACCCTTTGGTGCAGTCGGGCATTGCGCTGGGGAGGGATACCTACGGTTCGCCCACCTTATCAGACCAAGCGGAACTGAGCTGCCAATCATTGAAGCTGGGCCCTGGTGACAGTGTACGCTCACACTCTGCCGATGAATTCATCTATGTACAAGAGGTCGAGGAAGGTGTGGCCTTGTATATTGATATTTTGAAGGGGTTTCTCTATTAG
- the argB gene encoding acetylglutamate kinase, with the protein MKQHLSILKIGGNIIEDDAELDKLLKLFAEMDNPKILVHGGGKKATALLPKLGITPKMVNGRRITDAATLDVVLMVYGGLVNKKIVAQLQALNCNAIGMSGADGNSIQAHKRPVKNVDYGFAGDVDSINADLIKNLLHLGITPIFCALTHDQKGQLLNTNADTIASELAMGLGNDFEVILYYCFEKNGVLRDISDEDSIIQRINSKSYQKLLSEGVISEGMLPKLHNGFHALNNGVNEVRIGNLALFEKENSNYTTLVL; encoded by the coding sequence ATGAAGCAACACTTATCCATACTAAAAATTGGCGGCAACATTATCGAAGATGATGCGGAACTCGATAAACTCCTAAAGCTGTTTGCCGAGATGGACAATCCCAAGATCTTAGTGCATGGCGGTGGAAAAAAGGCTACAGCGCTATTGCCCAAACTGGGCATAACGCCCAAAATGGTCAATGGTAGAAGAATCACCGATGCCGCTACATTAGATGTAGTACTTATGGTCTATGGCGGATTGGTCAACAAAAAAATCGTGGCCCAATTGCAGGCTTTGAACTGCAACGCCATTGGCATGAGCGGTGCGGATGGCAATAGCATACAGGCTCACAAACGACCCGTAAAGAATGTGGACTATGGTTTTGCGGGCGATGTGGATAGCATAAATGCCGATCTGATAAAAAATCTTCTACATCTTGGGATTACCCCTATTTTCTGTGCTTTGACACACGACCAAAAAGGTCAGTTGTTGAACACCAATGCCGATACCATCGCCTCTGAACTGGCAATGGGCCTGGGCAATGATTTTGAGGTAATCTTGTATTATTGCTTTGAAAAAAATGGGGTGCTTCGCGACATTTCCGATGAAGATTCCATAATACAACGAATCAATTCAAAATCTTATCAAAAACTGTTGTCTGAAGGGGTCATCAGTGAAGGTATGCTTCCAAAATTGCACAATGGGTTCCATGCCCTTAACAATGGGGTAAACGAGGTCAGAATCGGTAACTTGGCCCTGTTTGAAAAAGAAAACAGCAACTATACAACGCTCGTACTATGA
- a CDS encoding SDR family NAD(P)-dependent oxidoreductase, which translates to MARLKDKVCIVTGATSGMGRAIATAFHGEGAKLVLSGQNRERGKALEKELPESVFMAGDVSDAPYNEALVKTAIDTFGKLDVLSLNAGVLGLGDVVNLPIDEWQRTLDINLTSIFYLSKYAIPHLQKGEGGNILINSSIAAFKSFPNHPAYCASKGATLALMRQMAVEYAPKIRVNALCPGPVDTPLLWNSAKAFPNPEEAVENAGNATLLNRLGTPEDVANLALFLVSDDSSWITGTAMTIDGGILNA; encoded by the coding sequence ATGGCAAGACTCAAAGACAAGGTTTGTATCGTTACGGGAGCCACAAGTGGCATGGGCAGGGCAATAGCCACTGCATTTCATGGTGAGGGTGCCAAACTTGTGCTTTCAGGGCAAAATAGAGAGCGGGGCAAAGCTTTGGAAAAAGAGCTTCCAGAATCTGTATTTATGGCTGGGGATGTCAGTGATGCCCCATACAACGAAGCATTGGTGAAAACCGCCATCGATACTTTTGGAAAGTTGGATGTACTCTCTTTGAATGCAGGTGTTTTGGGGTTGGGCGATGTGGTAAACCTGCCCATCGATGAATGGCAACGCACCCTTGACATCAATCTGACCTCCATTTTTTATCTTTCAAAATATGCCATTCCCCATTTACAGAAAGGGGAGGGCGGCAACATACTGATCAACTCGTCAATTGCGGCCTTTAAGAGCTTTCCCAATCACCCTGCCTATTGTGCTTCAAAAGGGGCCACATTGGCCCTAATGCGGCAAATGGCAGTTGAATATGCCCCAAAAATCAGGGTGAACGCCCTTTGTCCCGGACCCGTTGATACCCCGTTGTTATGGAATTCAGCCAAAGCGTTTCCCAATCCTGAAGAAGCGGTCGAAAATGCGGGAAATGCAACACTGTTGAATCGATTGGGCACCCCTGAAGATGTTGCCAATTTGGCCCTGTTTTTGGTTTCTGACGACTCTTCCTGGATCACGGGCACGGCCATGACCATTGATGGGGGAATTTTAAATGCATAA
- a CDS encoding acetylornithine carbamoyltransferase, with translation MKHYLSIHDIDDLQATVNEAIELKKKPYQFEQLGRQKTICLLFFNNSLRTRLSTQKAAMNLGMRVMAMNFGDEGWQLEFEDGIIMDQHKAEHIKEAAQVVSQYCDIVAIRAFAELKDKEEDEAEKVLNGFIKHATIPVVNMESSVAHPLQALADAITIKEHSSVERPKVVLSWMPHPKALPHAVANSFVNMMKLQDAEFVITNPEGYDLNPEITKGCKIVHDQQEALKNANFVYVKNWSSYSDYGKVLSSDRSWTMTQEKLGHAQFMHCLPVRRNVVVEDAVLDSDQSLVIEQANNRTFAAQVVLKRILETISR, from the coding sequence ATGAAACACTACCTATCCATTCATGATATTGACGACCTGCAAGCAACAGTCAATGAGGCGATCGAATTGAAAAAAAAACCGTATCAATTTGAGCAATTGGGCCGACAAAAGACCATTTGCCTGTTGTTTTTCAACAATAGCCTGCGCACTCGTTTGAGTACCCAAAAAGCGGCCATGAACCTGGGCATGCGGGTAATGGCCATGAACTTTGGCGATGAGGGTTGGCAATTAGAGTTTGAGGATGGTATCATCATGGATCAGCATAAGGCCGAACACATCAAAGAAGCCGCCCAGGTAGTAAGCCAATATTGTGACATTGTGGCGATCAGGGCCTTTGCAGAGTTGAAAGACAAAGAAGAAGATGAGGCCGAAAAAGTACTCAACGGTTTTATAAAACACGCCACCATTCCCGTGGTGAATATGGAAAGTTCCGTGGCCCATCCCTTACAGGCCTTGGCCGATGCCATCACCATAAAAGAACACAGTAGCGTTGAAAGGCCAAAAGTGGTGCTCTCATGGATGCCCCACCCGAAGGCACTGCCCCATGCCGTGGCCAATTCTTTTGTGAACATGATGAAATTGCAGGATGCAGAGTTTGTCATCACCAATCCAGAAGGGTACGATTTGAATCCAGAAATCACAAAAGGCTGTAAAATTGTTCATGATCAGCAAGAGGCCCTAAAAAATGCGAATTTTGTCTATGTGAAAAACTGGAGCAGTTATTCAGACTATGGAAAAGTGTTGAGTTCAGATAGAAGCTGGACGATGACCCAAGAAAAACTGGGCCACGCCCAATTCATGCACTGCCTGCCCGTACGAAGGAACGTCGTCGTGGAAGACGCCGTGCTCGACAGTGATCAGAGCTTGGTCATCGAGCAGGCCAACAACCGAACCTTTGCGGCTCAAGTGGTATTGAAGCGCATTTTAGAAACGATCAGTCGATAA
- a CDS encoding aspartate aminotransferase family protein gives MKLFDVYPLYDVTPVSAKGIEVIDDKGQTYLDFYGGHAVISIGHSHPHYVDRMTEQLQKMAFYSNSIKNPLQIELGEKLGKLSDCDDYRLFLCNSGAEANENALKMASFHTGKAKVIAFNNSFHGRTSAAVAATDNPKINSPLNQQQQVDFLPLNDFDTFEKCIAKGEHCAVILETVQGVGGLNEPTTEFYQFISKKCQEHEVVLIADEVQSGFGRSGRFFAFQHHHVKPDIISIAKGMGNGFPVGGILIHEKFKASYGLLGTTFGGNHMACVATLAVLDVLKNENLIENAAALGTYFKEKAAEIPQVQKVKGLGLMLGLEFDFEVAELRKKLIYHQHIFTGGSGNKKLLRFLPALTIEKEHIDLFFDKLIKEL, from the coding sequence ATGAAACTATTCGATGTATACCCGCTATATGATGTAACACCGGTATCGGCCAAAGGTATCGAGGTTATCGATGACAAGGGGCAGACCTATTTAGACTTTTATGGGGGCCATGCCGTGATTTCGATCGGGCATTCACATCCACATTATGTTGACCGAATGACCGAACAGTTGCAAAAAATGGCCTTTTACAGCAACTCCATTAAAAATCCACTTCAAATCGAACTTGGAGAAAAACTTGGGAAACTTTCCGATTGTGACGACTACCGATTGTTTTTGTGCAATTCAGGTGCCGAGGCCAACGAAAATGCACTAAAAATGGCTTCCTTCCACACCGGAAAGGCCAAGGTAATTGCCTTTAACAACAGTTTTCATGGCAGGACCTCTGCAGCCGTTGCGGCCACTGACAATCCAAAAATAAATTCGCCCCTGAACCAACAACAGCAGGTAGATTTTTTACCGCTGAACGACTTTGACACTTTTGAAAAATGCATCGCAAAGGGCGAACATTGCGCCGTAATCTTAGAAACCGTTCAAGGTGTGGGCGGGTTGAATGAGCCCACGACAGAATTTTATCAATTTATCTCAAAAAAATGCCAAGAACATGAAGTGGTCTTGATTGCCGATGAGGTACAGTCGGGCTTTGGCAGAAGTGGTAGATTTTTTGCTTTTCAACACCACCACGTAAAACCTGACATTATCTCTATTGCCAAGGGTATGGGCAACGGATTTCCTGTTGGCGGTATCCTCATCCATGAAAAGTTCAAGGCTTCCTACGGGCTATTGGGCACTACCTTTGGGGGCAACCATATGGCCTGTGTGGCCACGTTGGCCGTGCTCGACGTATTGAAAAACGAAAATCTGATCGAAAACGCTGCCGCCCTCGGAACATATTTCAAGGAGAAGGCCGCCGAAATTCCACAGGTGCAAAAAGTAAAGGGCCTTGGACTGATGCTGGGTCTGGAATTCGATTTTGAAGTGGCCGAACTACGTAAAAAACTGATTTACCATCAGCACATTTTCACGGGCGGTTCGGGCAATAAAAAATTGTTGCGGTTTTTACCAGCATTGACCATTGAAAAAGAGCATATTGATCTATTCTTTGACAAATTGATAAAAGAATTATAA
- the proC gene encoding pyrroline-5-carboxylate reductase produces the protein MKLAIIGAGNLGLAIAKGILHTNGATTMYLTKRNIDEIKDFEKYGNVTVTSDNVEAVKNSDILIFAVQPGHFEAILNDVKNLLTEKHVIISTITGFGIEKMESIVGSDQYIIRSMPNTAISVGKSMTCLCANDLGKKRIDLAKAIFNRMGHSLEIPEEQMQAATVICASGIAFWMRLIRATTQGAIQLGFDAKEAQELAMHTCNGASSLLIESGSHPEEEIDKVTTPKGCTIEGLNEMEHQGLSSSLIRGIVTSFEKINRIKERQL, from the coding sequence ATGAAATTAGCCATTATAGGAGCAGGAAACCTGGGGCTGGCCATCGCCAAGGGCATTTTACATACCAATGGAGCCACTACCATGTACCTGACCAAACGAAATATCGATGAAATCAAAGATTTTGAAAAGTACGGAAACGTTACCGTGACCTCTGACAATGTTGAAGCCGTCAAAAATTCCGATATCTTGATTTTTGCCGTACAACCTGGTCACTTCGAGGCCATTTTGAATGACGTCAAGAACCTGTTGACCGAAAAGCACGTCATCATAAGTACCATTACCGGTTTTGGTATTGAAAAGATGGAATCTATTGTCGGTTCTGACCAATACATAATACGAAGCATGCCCAATACGGCCATTTCGGTGGGTAAGAGCATGACCTGCCTCTGCGCAAATGATTTGGGTAAAAAGCGAATTGATCTGGCCAAGGCCATTTTCAACCGCATGGGGCATTCATTGGAAATTCCTGAAGAGCAAATGCAAGCGGCCACGGTCATCTGTGCCAGTGGCATTGCATTTTGGATGCGTCTGATCCGTGCCACCACCCAAGGGGCCATTCAATTGGGCTTTGATGCCAAAGAGGCACAAGAACTGGCCATGCATACCTGCAATGGCGCTTCGAGTCTCTTGATCGAATCAGGCAGCCACCCCGAAGAGGAAATAGACAAGGTAACCACCCCCAAGGGCTGCACCATTGAAGGTCTTAATGAAATGGAACATCAAGGACTGAGCTCTTCTTTAATTCGGGGTATTGTCACCTCTTTTGAAAAAATCAATAGAATTAAGGAAAGGCAATTGTAA
- the argC gene encoding N-acetyl-gamma-glutamyl-phosphate reductase translates to MIKAGIIGGSGYTGGELIRLLLNHAKVEIDFVFSTTRGGKPISSAHADLLGQTDLLFSEKINPDVEVVFLCLGHGNSVQFLKDHGFSEKTKVIDLSNDFRLQQNAGFGKRNFVYGLPELNKKKISNAMAIANPGCFATTIQLALLPLAKEGLLQNEVHINAITGSTGAGVKPSETGHFSWRNNNASWYKPFTHQHLGEIGESLASFGSSVGKLYFLPHRGNFTRGILATAYTKFEGSESEAVNLYNDFYDDAVFTHITEEPIHLKQVVNTNNCHIHLHKHDDVLLITSVTDNLLKGASGQAVQNMNLIFGFEESEGLQLKAGVF, encoded by the coding sequence ATGATTAAGGCAGGTATCATAGGCGGGTCGGGCTATACGGGCGGTGAACTCATCAGGCTATTGCTGAACCATGCAAAGGTAGAGATCGACTTCGTGTTCAGTACCACAAGGGGTGGAAAACCAATTTCTTCGGCCCATGCAGATCTTTTGGGCCAAACAGATCTATTGTTTTCAGAAAAGATCAACCCAGATGTAGAAGTGGTTTTTCTTTGTTTGGGACATGGTAATTCCGTGCAGTTTCTGAAAGACCACGGTTTTTCGGAAAAAACCAAGGTTATCGATCTCAGCAATGACTTCAGGTTACAGCAAAATGCGGGATTTGGGAAGAGGAATTTTGTTTATGGACTACCCGAGCTCAACAAAAAGAAAATCAGTAATGCCATGGCAATTGCCAACCCCGGATGCTTTGCCACCACCATTCAGCTCGCCTTGCTTCCATTGGCAAAAGAAGGATTGCTGCAAAACGAAGTACACATCAACGCGATCACGGGCAGTACGGGCGCAGGTGTCAAACCTTCTGAAACGGGGCATTTTAGTTGGCGCAACAACAATGCAAGCTGGTACAAACCTTTTACCCATCAACATCTAGGGGAAATTGGCGAGAGTTTGGCTTCTTTTGGGAGTAGCGTTGGAAAATTATATTTCCTTCCGCATCGTGGTAATTTCACCCGCGGTATTTTGGCAACCGCCTATACCAAATTTGAGGGAAGCGAATCTGAGGCCGTCAACTTGTACAACGATTTTTATGACGATGCCGTCTTCACCCATATTACGGAAGAACCCATCCACCTAAAACAAGTGGTCAACACCAACAATTGCCATATTCATCTGCACAAGCATGATGATGTGCTCTTGATCACCTCGGTCACCGACAATCTGTTGAAAGGAGCCTCTGGGCAGGCCGTGCAGAACATGAACCTGATATTTGGGTTTGAAGAAAGTGAAGGATTACAATTAAAAGCAGGAGTATTTTAA